One stretch of Bordetella avium DNA includes these proteins:
- a CDS encoding IclR family transcriptional regulator: MLSVLDLFTQDRATWSAEEVAQQLDCSIPTAYRYLRELTEAQLLRAASTGRYVLGNRIVELDYQLRSGDPLIQASAGPMKDLAQQVDCDVALVMLSGDHVLTIQYESHGVQMRASYGRGRRMPTFKGAMSLAVLSSLSKPRLRKLMQKNAAELDGSATNDALETLSQTLKLVRKQGYATSLGALDPHNAGIAIALEVPDQSIYAGLGLVMSSERFRLLETEKAAEWLKQCSKQICHRLEIPPARYIA; encoded by the coding sequence ATGCTTTCTGTCTTGGACTTATTCACCCAAGACCGCGCGACTTGGAGCGCAGAAGAGGTTGCTCAGCAGCTAGATTGCTCCATTCCTACCGCTTATCGCTACCTGAGAGAGCTGACAGAGGCTCAGTTGCTACGGGCTGCGAGCACGGGGCGTTATGTACTGGGCAACCGCATCGTGGAACTGGACTATCAATTGCGCAGCGGTGATCCCTTGATCCAAGCCAGCGCTGGTCCCATGAAGGACTTAGCTCAGCAGGTGGACTGTGATGTCGCGCTGGTCATGCTGAGCGGTGATCATGTCCTGACCATTCAGTATGAGTCTCATGGCGTGCAGATGCGCGCCAGTTATGGGCGCGGCCGCCGCATGCCCACTTTCAAAGGCGCGATGTCTTTGGCGGTCCTATCCTCTTTAAGCAAACCGCGATTGCGCAAACTGATGCAAAAAAACGCAGCAGAATTGGATGGGTCTGCCACGAACGATGCTTTGGAGACATTGAGCCAAACGCTCAAACTCGTGCGCAAGCAAGGTTATGCCACCAGCCTCGGCGCATTGGACCCTCATAATGCAGGCATAGCAATTGCCCTAGAAGTTCCAGACCAATCTATTTATGCAGGGCTGGGTTTGGTGATGTCGTCTGAGCGCTTTCGCTTGCTTGAAACAGAAAAAGCAGCGGAGTGGCTAAAACAATGCAGCAAACAAATTTGCCACCGCTTGGAAATACCACCTGCGCGGTATATTGCCTAG
- a CDS encoding SDR family NAD(P)-dependent oxidoreductase, whose amino-acid sequence MSIAHRFTQEGAIVVLADLIAPDTERLQRIFGDLPYPHWVQLDVTQAASWEQAVAYVVEQYQHLDVLVNNAGVVMRGSHAIDELPLDDWQRLFSINVDGTLLGLQAAIRVMKQQSQGGSIVNLGSVAGQVGSRDAGAYGASKAAVTNLTKQAALSAARFGYKVRVNAVHPGYVWTPLVEAKLIQQFGSLEAAQQAVRAMNPMGDIVTTEDVAASVAFLASRDARMITGADLVIDGGRLIQ is encoded by the coding sequence ATGTCTATCGCCCACCGCTTTACGCAGGAGGGCGCCATAGTCGTACTGGCTGATTTGATTGCCCCTGATACAGAACGCCTTCAACGCATCTTTGGGGATTTACCCTATCCGCACTGGGTCCAGTTGGATGTCACACAAGCTGCATCCTGGGAGCAGGCTGTGGCCTACGTGGTAGAGCAATACCAACACTTAGATGTGCTGGTGAATAATGCAGGCGTGGTCATGAGGGGCAGTCACGCGATCGATGAACTGCCACTGGATGACTGGCAGCGTTTGTTCTCCATTAACGTCGATGGGACTTTGCTAGGGCTCCAAGCCGCAATTCGTGTGATGAAGCAACAATCTCAAGGCGGCTCCATCGTAAACTTGGGTTCTGTAGCAGGCCAAGTGGGATCACGTGATGCGGGTGCTTATGGCGCAAGTAAAGCAGCCGTCACCAACTTGACGAAACAGGCAGCACTGAGCGCCGCGCGCTTTGGTTATAAAGTACGTGTCAATGCGGTGCACCCAGGTTATGTGTGGACTCCGCTGGTGGAAGCCAAATTGATTCAGCAATTTGGTTCTTTGGAGGCGGCTCAACAAGCGGTGCGTGCAATGAACCCTATGGGTGATATTGTTACGACTGAGGACGTGGCTGCTTCCGTAGCATTCTTGGCATCTCGCGATGCACGTATGATTACGGGCGCAGACTTGGTTATTGATGGTGGTCGCCTGATTCAATAA
- a CDS encoding Bug family tripartite tricarboxylate transporter substrate binding protein, with product MNLLSSLSRRLLMCALVTGVISTSAVAETPAWPVKPISLVVPYAAGGLTDQLAREVATYMSNELKQAVVVDNRPGGAAHIGMNVIKTAPADGYAVFFGDVPSLATNLGLFKKLSYDPRKDLQAVTQLVVAPALVVVPTNSPYRSFEDLVTAAKASPDAISYASQGVGTGGHLFGTLMAKHIDATMTHVAYRGSLPGLSDLMGGQVNFMYDAIPTSGSYVYANKLRALAIGSDQRAPSLPDVPTLKELGYGSIVPTFWWGVAVKAGTPQPVVDRLNQVITAAMHDPVISKKITEKGVQIKTSNPEEFGRFINDEIAYWTPVMRAANMSAD from the coding sequence ATGAACCTACTGTCCTCTTTATCCCGTCGGTTGTTGATGTGCGCCCTGGTCACTGGAGTGATCAGCACTAGCGCAGTCGCCGAGACTCCCGCGTGGCCTGTCAAGCCTATCAGCCTGGTCGTTCCTTATGCAGCCGGCGGGTTGACAGACCAGTTGGCGCGTGAGGTTGCCACCTATATGAGTAATGAGCTCAAGCAAGCTGTAGTGGTGGATAACCGTCCCGGTGGCGCTGCTCATATTGGTATGAATGTGATCAAAACAGCGCCGGCTGACGGGTACGCCGTATTTTTTGGCGATGTTCCATCGTTGGCCACTAATTTGGGCTTGTTCAAAAAACTCAGCTATGACCCGCGTAAAGACTTGCAGGCCGTGACACAGTTGGTCGTTGCTCCAGCATTGGTGGTCGTTCCGACGAATAGCCCTTACCGCAGCTTTGAAGATCTGGTTACTGCGGCTAAAGCCAGTCCTGACGCAATCAGCTATGCGTCGCAAGGCGTGGGTACCGGGGGACACCTGTTTGGCACGTTGATGGCCAAGCATATCGACGCCACCATGACCCATGTAGCCTATCGAGGTTCATTACCCGGTTTGAGCGATTTGATGGGAGGACAAGTCAACTTTATGTATGACGCTATCCCGACATCGGGCAGTTATGTCTACGCCAACAAGCTTCGTGCGCTGGCGATTGGTTCCGACCAGCGTGCGCCATCTTTGCCAGATGTGCCGACGCTCAAAGAGCTGGGCTATGGCAGCATAGTTCCTACGTTCTGGTGGGGTGTCGCTGTCAAGGCAGGTACACCTCAGCCGGTAGTAGACAGGTTGAATCAGGTTATTACGGCTGCCATGCACGACCCGGTGATATCCAAGAAAATCACCGAAAAAGGTGTGCAAATAAAAACCAGTAATCCAGAAGAATTCGGCCGTTTCATCAATGATGAAATTGCCTATTGGACGCCCGTCATGCGTGCGGCCAATATGTCCGCAGACTAA